In Metopolophium dirhodum isolate CAU chromosome 7, ASM1992520v1, whole genome shotgun sequence, one genomic interval encodes:
- the LOC132948793 gene encoding chromatin assembly factor 1 subunit A-like → MSSSRAVEKSAKKLVQKCLPFKLVNSPGDDANSKCRKRKLSGTENDETRVENPKVELLNGGTKCFIKSDDEDKNKTEDTSEDDIGAKESVSSVITLSDNIIEKVYEEKNVDTSKLDESIKDIDDTISTSSDTDIACNDTSFNSTSDTGKLENTTPPSKKMTSQQILKKQESAKKNEERQRIKQEKIKAREEKLKEQAEKQRLKEQKRNAEIEAKRLRELEKKQKEEEKKAKELEKELERKQKEEEKKAKDLEREKEKKQKEDERKAKELEKEKQKEKEEIEKKKKEKLKAAFVGFFKPKSLNSDISKKDEEIISQELETYFMPFQTKQDMKIAPLCRAYLNSDNKKIVDKCFSHCEQNKDLLYLSLLKTRKHKPSKSDATWPVHVENDTDVIIIETGSTNYEDVNKVGTTLKNNSQKCRWKLLQFDENKRPPYWGTWRKKSLYVKPKKPFACDKIMFDYEINSDDEWEEEDPGESIHGTDNEEEPEDDYEVDNDVFVPHGYLSDEEGQDNDSDTEEVQKEKLKLLGEEFEAEIKKKTERIKPRLVGCIWIPNNVTNPKNVSKSVADTLLKYRCVWDEEEPIITKTQIKVDSPKDLTATENKKTKILPDSIIPDLITFLHGNTIGIKLAVKNFIDELVKNGRNTDDDNFISQSTVKKTIKSIATKSTHVAPWCVSQENFKKYGVEYPTNVENEVQKSKSSIKKITSFMTPQNQNEKTEASLSEKLCGETDQNVTESKKDVFIPKNLFNNKESTKPPVMDIIKEGQKVNIIGGKKRITPILLSPKKKFKSMVDRKFKEKSLSPDLEEVCEDIPVPNIKTV, encoded by the exons ATGTCCAGCAGTAGAGCTGTCGAAAAGTCTGCCAAGAAGTTGGTTCAAAAGTGTTTACCGTTCAAGTTGGTAAATTCACCCGGTGACGATGCGAATTCCAAGTGTCGTAAACGGAAACTTAGTGGCACCGAAAATGACGAAACGCGAGTTGAAAATCCCAAAGTTGAACTGCTCAACGGAGGGACCAAGTGTTTTATTAAATCTGACGATGAAGATAAGAATAAAACTGAG gacaCAAGTGAAGATGATATAGGTGCTAAAGAATCTGTTAGTTCAGTTATTACTTTATCGGACAACATAATTGAGAAGGtgtatgaagaaaaaaatgtggATACTTCAAAATTGGATGAAAGTATCAAAGATATTGATGACACTATTTCTACTTCATCAGATACAGATATTGCTTGTAACGATACATCATTTAATTCAACTTCCGATACtggaaaattagaaaatactACACCACCTTCAAAGAAGATGACTtcacaacaaatattaaaaaaacaagaatcagcaaaaaaaaatgaagaaagaCAAAGAATCAAACAG gaaaaaataaaagCTCGAGAAGAAAAACTCAAAGAACAAGCTGAAAAGCAACgtttaaaagaacaaaaaagAAATGCTGAAATTga agctAAACGACTACGCGAGTTAGAAAAGAAacaaaaagaagaagaaaaaaaagccAAAGAGTTAGAAAAAGAACTAGAGAGAAAACAAAAAGAAGAGGAAAAAAAAGCTAAAGATTTGGAgagagaaaaagaaaaaaagcaaAAGGAAGATGAAAGAAAAGCAAAAgaattagaaaaagaaaaacaaaaagaaaaagaagaaaTTGAAAAGAAAAAGAAAGAAAAGCTTAAAGCTGCTTTTGTTGgattttttaaaccaaaaagtTTGAATTCAGACATTTCTAAAAAGGACGAAGAGATCATTAGTCAAGAACTAGAAACTTATTTCATGCCTTTCCAG actaaGCAAGACATGAAAATAGCACCATTATGTAGAGCATATTTaaatagtgataataaaaaaattgtagataAATGTTTTAGTCATTGCGAACAAAATAAAGATTTactatatttaagtttattaaaaaccaGAAAACACAAGCCTTCTAAGTCTGATGCAACTTGGCCTGTTCATGTTGAAAATGATACTGACGTCATTATCATtg aaaCTGGTTCAACAAATTATGAAGATGTGAATAAAGTTGGTACTACTCTTAAAAACAATTCTCAAAAATGCCGTTGGAAACTGTTGCAGTTTGATGAAAATAAGCGTCCTCCCTATTGGGGAACATGGAGGAAAAAAAGCCTTTAcgtaaaaccaaaaaaaccatTTGCTTGTGATAAA ataatGTTTGACTATGAAATTAATTCTGACGATGAGTGGGAAGAAGAAGATCCTGGTGAGAGTATACATGGTACAGATAATGAAGAAGAGCCTGAAGATGATTATGAAGTTGATAATGATGTTTTTGTTCCGCATGGATACTTAAGCGATGAAGAAGGTCAAGACAATGATAGCGAT actGAAGAAGTACAGAAAGAGAAACTAAAGCTTCTAGGTGAAGAATTTGAAGCtgaaatcaagaaaaaaacagAACGTATTAAGCCAAGGCTAGTTGGTTGTATTTGGATACCAAATAATGTTACTAACcctaaaaatg tgAGTAAATCTGTAGCTGACACATTACTCAAATATCGTTGTGTTTGGGATGAGGAAGAacctattataacaaaaacacAAATCAAAGTAGATTCACCTAAGGACCTAACTGCTACTGAAAACAAAAAGACTAAAATACTTCCTGATTCAA ttattcctGATTTGATTACATTTCTACATGGCAATACAATTGGTATAAAATTGGCTGTTAAGAATTTTATTGATGAGCTGGTTAAAAATGGCCGAAATACTGATGATGATAACTTTATCTCTCAATCAACCGTTAAGAAAACCATAAAATCTATTGCAACAAAATCAACTCATGTTGCTCCATG gtgtgTAAGTCAAgagaactttaaaaaatatggaGTCGAGTATCctacaaatgttgaaaatgaagttcaaaaatcaaaatcttccattaaaaaaataaccagtTTTATGACACCTCaaaatcaaaatgaaaaaacaGAAGCTAGTTTATccgaaaa GCTGTGTGGCGAAACGGATCAAAATGTGACTGAGTCTAAGAAAGATGTTTTTATCCCAAAAAATCTTTTCAACAATAAAGAGAGCACAAAACCACCAGTTATGGACATAATTAAGGAAGGACAAAAAGTCAACATTATTGGAGGCAAAAAAAGGATTACTCCTATTCTTttatcaccaaaaaaaaaatttaaatcgatgGTAGACagaaaatttaaagaaaaatcttTGAGTCCTGACTTAGAAGAGGTATGTGAAGATATACCTGTCCCTAACATTAAAACTGTATGA
- the LOC132949380 gene encoding ribonucleoside-diphosphate reductase subunit M2 B-like has protein sequence MPGLTFSHELISRDEGLHNNYACRLFKYLYQKPPQAVITQIICDSVTIEQDFLTNALPIRLIGKRCENMAIFIEFVAERQRIGMSYSLQIVKSVHIHLLLNKEIQTSLKED, from the exons ATGCCAGGTTTAACTTTTAGCCACGAGTTGATTTCTAGAGATGAG gGTTTACATAACAATTATGCCTGTcgcttatttaaatatttatatcaaaagcCTCCTCAAGCTGTTATAACACAGATCATTTGTGACTCGGTGACTATTGAACAAGATTTTTTGACTAATGCTTTACCAATTAGGTTGATTGGCAAGAGGTGTGAAAATATGgctatatttattgaatttgttgCTGAAAGACAAAGAATTGGGATGTCCTATA gtttacAGATCGTCAAATCCGTTCACATTCACTTACTTCTCAACAAGGAAATACAAACTTCTTTGAAAGAAGACTAA